In Larimichthys crocea isolate SSNF chromosome VI, L_crocea_2.0, whole genome shotgun sequence, one genomic interval encodes:
- the rbbp5 gene encoding retinoblastoma-binding protein 5 isoform X3, whose translation MNLELLESFGQNYPEEADGTLDCISMALTCTFNRWGTLLAVGCNDGRIVIWDFLTRGIAKIISAHIHPVCSLCWSRDGHKLVSASTDNIVSQWDVLTGDCDQRFRFPSPILKLQCHPRDMDKVLVCPMKSAPVLLTLSDSKHVVLPVDDDSDLNVVAAFDRRGEYIYTGNAKGKILVLNTNTQELVASFRVTTGTSNTTAIKSIEFARKGSCFLINTADRIIRVYDGREILTCGRDGEPEPMQKLQDLVNRTPWKRCCFSGDGEYIVAGSARQHALYIWEKSIGNLVKILHGTRGELLLDVAWHPVRPIIASISSGVVSIWAQNQVENWSAFAPDFKELDENVEYEERESEFDIEDEDKSEPEQTGADAAEDEEVDVTTVDPIVAFCSSDEELEDYKALLYLPIAPEVEDPEENPFGPPPEASVQAAGPEDALAGGEKKQRQPSSEGGPAKKKARTTTIELQGVPSDEVHPLLGVKGDGKSKKKTAGRPKGSKAGSLVAQAYKQHDIGGMD comes from the exons ATGAACCTCGAGCTGCTCG AATCGTTCGGGCAGAACTATCCAGAG gaGGCAGATGGCACCCTGGACTGCATCAGCATGGCCCTCACCTGCACCTTCAACCGCTGGGGCACCCTGCTGGCTGTGGGCTGCAACGATGGCCGCATCGTCATCTGGGACTTCCTCACACGGGGCATCGCCAAAATCATCAGCGCACACATTCACCCAGTCTGCTctttatg ttggaGTCGAGACGGACACAAGCTGGTGAGTGCCTCCACAGACAACATTGTCTCGCAGTGGGACGTCCTCACTGGAGACTGCGACCAGAGGTTTCGCTTCCCCTCACCCATCCTGAAACTGCAGTGCCACCCCAGAGACAT ggACAAGGTGCTGGTGTGTCCCATGAAGTCGGCTCCCGTCCTGCTGACTCTGTCAGACTCCAAACACGTCGTCCTGCCTGTGGACGACGACTCTGACCTGAACGTCGTGGCAGCCTTTGACAGGCGGGGCGAGTACATCTACACTGGCAACGCCAAAGGAAAG ATTCTGGTgttgaacacaaacactcaggAGTTGGTGGCTTCTTTCAGAGTGACAACTGGCACCAGCAACACCACCGCCATCAAATCGATTGAATTTGCTCGCAAGGGCAG ttgCTTCCTCATAAACACAGCAGACCGAATCATCAGGGTGTATGACGGCAGGGAGATTCTGACCTGTGGCAGAGACGGTGAACCTGAACCCATGCAGAAACTACAGGACTTGGTCAACAG GACTCCGTGGAAGCGCTGCTGTTTCTCCGGCGATGGCGAGTACATCGTGGCCGGTTCAGCCAGGCAGCACGCCCTCTACATCTGGGAGAAGAGCATTGGCAACCTGGTGAAGATCCTGCATGGGACCAgaggagagctgctgctggatgtgGCT TGGCATCCTGTCCGTCCAATCATCGCCTCCATCTCCAGTGGAGTGGTCTCCATCTGGGCTCAGAACCAAGTG GAAAACTGGAGTGCTTTTGCTCCGGACTTCAAAGAGCTGGATGAGAACGTGGAATACGAGGAGCGAGAGTCTGAATTTGACATTGAGGACGAAGACAAGAGTGAACCCGAGCAGACAG GTGCAGATGctgcagaggatgaagaggTGGATGTCACCACTGTTGACCCCATAGTTGCTTTTTGCAgcag CGATGAGGAGCTTGAGGACTATAAGGCCCTCCTGTACCTGCCTATCGCCCCTGAGGTCGAAGATCCAGAGGAAAACCCCTTCGGCCCCCCGCCAGAAGCCTCCGTCCAGGCTGCGGGCCCGGAGGACGCGTTGGCTGGCGGCGAGAAGAAGCAGAGGCAGCCTTCGTCTGAAGGAGGGCCGGCCAAGAAGAAGGCTCGCACCACCACCATTGAACTGCAGGGGGTGCCGAGTGATG aggTGCACCCCCTACTGGGCGTGAAAGGGGATGGCAAGTCCAAGAAGAAGACAGCAGGCCGGCCCAAAGGTTCCAAAG CAGGGAGTCTGGTCGCACAGGCGTACAAACAACACGACATTGGAGGGATGGACTGA
- the rbbp5 gene encoding retinoblastoma-binding protein 5 isoform X2 has product MNLELLESFGQNYPEEADGTLDCISMALTCTFNRWGTLLAVGCNDGRIVIWDFLTRGIAKIISAHIHPVCSLCWSRDGHKLVSASTDNIVSQWDVLTGDCDQRFRFPSPILKLQCHPRDMDKVLVCPMKSAPVLLTLSDSKHVVLPVDDDSDLNVVAAFDRRGEYIYTGNAKGKILVLNTNTQELVASFRVTTGTSNTTAIKSIEFARKGSCFLINTADRIIRVYDGREILTCGRDGEPEPMQKLQDLVNRTPWKRCCFSGDGEYIVAGSARQHALYIWEKSIGNLVKILHGTRGELLLDVAWHPVRPIIASISSGVVSIWAQNQVENWSAFAPDFKELDENVEYEERESEFDIEDEDKSEPEQTGADAAEDEEVDVTTVDPIVAFCSSDEELEDYKALLYLPIAPEVEDPEENPFGPPPEASVQAAGPEDALAGGEKKQRQPSSEGGPAKKKARTTTIELQGVPSDEVHPLLGVKGDGKSKKKTAGRPKGSKGKDKDFPFRPKPYRGDRPSFPVEALGSSGPGGGGGGGGMKGRAEGGLATGSLVAQAYKQHDIGGMD; this is encoded by the exons ATGAACCTCGAGCTGCTCG AATCGTTCGGGCAGAACTATCCAGAG gaGGCAGATGGCACCCTGGACTGCATCAGCATGGCCCTCACCTGCACCTTCAACCGCTGGGGCACCCTGCTGGCTGTGGGCTGCAACGATGGCCGCATCGTCATCTGGGACTTCCTCACACGGGGCATCGCCAAAATCATCAGCGCACACATTCACCCAGTCTGCTctttatg ttggaGTCGAGACGGACACAAGCTGGTGAGTGCCTCCACAGACAACATTGTCTCGCAGTGGGACGTCCTCACTGGAGACTGCGACCAGAGGTTTCGCTTCCCCTCACCCATCCTGAAACTGCAGTGCCACCCCAGAGACAT ggACAAGGTGCTGGTGTGTCCCATGAAGTCGGCTCCCGTCCTGCTGACTCTGTCAGACTCCAAACACGTCGTCCTGCCTGTGGACGACGACTCTGACCTGAACGTCGTGGCAGCCTTTGACAGGCGGGGCGAGTACATCTACACTGGCAACGCCAAAGGAAAG ATTCTGGTgttgaacacaaacactcaggAGTTGGTGGCTTCTTTCAGAGTGACAACTGGCACCAGCAACACCACCGCCATCAAATCGATTGAATTTGCTCGCAAGGGCAG ttgCTTCCTCATAAACACAGCAGACCGAATCATCAGGGTGTATGACGGCAGGGAGATTCTGACCTGTGGCAGAGACGGTGAACCTGAACCCATGCAGAAACTACAGGACTTGGTCAACAG GACTCCGTGGAAGCGCTGCTGTTTCTCCGGCGATGGCGAGTACATCGTGGCCGGTTCAGCCAGGCAGCACGCCCTCTACATCTGGGAGAAGAGCATTGGCAACCTGGTGAAGATCCTGCATGGGACCAgaggagagctgctgctggatgtgGCT TGGCATCCTGTCCGTCCAATCATCGCCTCCATCTCCAGTGGAGTGGTCTCCATCTGGGCTCAGAACCAAGTG GAAAACTGGAGTGCTTTTGCTCCGGACTTCAAAGAGCTGGATGAGAACGTGGAATACGAGGAGCGAGAGTCTGAATTTGACATTGAGGACGAAGACAAGAGTGAACCCGAGCAGACAG GTGCAGATGctgcagaggatgaagaggTGGATGTCACCACTGTTGACCCCATAGTTGCTTTTTGCAgcag CGATGAGGAGCTTGAGGACTATAAGGCCCTCCTGTACCTGCCTATCGCCCCTGAGGTCGAAGATCCAGAGGAAAACCCCTTCGGCCCCCCGCCAGAAGCCTCCGTCCAGGCTGCGGGCCCGGAGGACGCGTTGGCTGGCGGCGAGAAGAAGCAGAGGCAGCCTTCGTCTGAAGGAGGGCCGGCCAAGAAGAAGGCTCGCACCACCACCATTGAACTGCAGGGGGTGCCGAGTGATG aggTGCACCCCCTACTGGGCGTGAAAGGGGATGGCAAGTCCAAGAAGAAGACAGCAGGCCGGCCCAAAGGTTCCAAAGGTAAAGACAAAGACTTCCCCTTCAGGCCGAAGCCCTACAGGGGCGATCGGCCCTCCTTCCCCGTGGAGGCCCTGGGCAGCTCTGGcccaggtggaggaggaggaggaggagggatgaagggcaGAGCAGAGGGGGGCCTGGCCACAG GGAGTCTGGTCGCACAGGCGTACAAACAACACGACATTGGAGGGATGGACTGA
- the rbbp5 gene encoding retinoblastoma-binding protein 5 isoform X1, with translation MNLELLESFGQNYPEEADGTLDCISMALTCTFNRWGTLLAVGCNDGRIVIWDFLTRGIAKIISAHIHPVCSLCWSRDGHKLVSASTDNIVSQWDVLTGDCDQRFRFPSPILKLQCHPRDMDKVLVCPMKSAPVLLTLSDSKHVVLPVDDDSDLNVVAAFDRRGEYIYTGNAKGKILVLNTNTQELVASFRVTTGTSNTTAIKSIEFARKGSCFLINTADRIIRVYDGREILTCGRDGEPEPMQKLQDLVNRTPWKRCCFSGDGEYIVAGSARQHALYIWEKSIGNLVKILHGTRGELLLDVAWHPVRPIIASISSGVVSIWAQNQVENWSAFAPDFKELDENVEYEERESEFDIEDEDKSEPEQTGADAAEDEEVDVTTVDPIVAFCSSDEELEDYKALLYLPIAPEVEDPEENPFGPPPEASVQAAGPEDALAGGEKKQRQPSSEGGPAKKKARTTTIELQGVPSDEVHPLLGVKGDGKSKKKTAGRPKGSKGKDKDFPFRPKPYRGDRPSFPVEALGSSGPGGGGGGGGMKGRAEGGLATAGSLVAQAYKQHDIGGMD, from the exons ATGAACCTCGAGCTGCTCG AATCGTTCGGGCAGAACTATCCAGAG gaGGCAGATGGCACCCTGGACTGCATCAGCATGGCCCTCACCTGCACCTTCAACCGCTGGGGCACCCTGCTGGCTGTGGGCTGCAACGATGGCCGCATCGTCATCTGGGACTTCCTCACACGGGGCATCGCCAAAATCATCAGCGCACACATTCACCCAGTCTGCTctttatg ttggaGTCGAGACGGACACAAGCTGGTGAGTGCCTCCACAGACAACATTGTCTCGCAGTGGGACGTCCTCACTGGAGACTGCGACCAGAGGTTTCGCTTCCCCTCACCCATCCTGAAACTGCAGTGCCACCCCAGAGACAT ggACAAGGTGCTGGTGTGTCCCATGAAGTCGGCTCCCGTCCTGCTGACTCTGTCAGACTCCAAACACGTCGTCCTGCCTGTGGACGACGACTCTGACCTGAACGTCGTGGCAGCCTTTGACAGGCGGGGCGAGTACATCTACACTGGCAACGCCAAAGGAAAG ATTCTGGTgttgaacacaaacactcaggAGTTGGTGGCTTCTTTCAGAGTGACAACTGGCACCAGCAACACCACCGCCATCAAATCGATTGAATTTGCTCGCAAGGGCAG ttgCTTCCTCATAAACACAGCAGACCGAATCATCAGGGTGTATGACGGCAGGGAGATTCTGACCTGTGGCAGAGACGGTGAACCTGAACCCATGCAGAAACTACAGGACTTGGTCAACAG GACTCCGTGGAAGCGCTGCTGTTTCTCCGGCGATGGCGAGTACATCGTGGCCGGTTCAGCCAGGCAGCACGCCCTCTACATCTGGGAGAAGAGCATTGGCAACCTGGTGAAGATCCTGCATGGGACCAgaggagagctgctgctggatgtgGCT TGGCATCCTGTCCGTCCAATCATCGCCTCCATCTCCAGTGGAGTGGTCTCCATCTGGGCTCAGAACCAAGTG GAAAACTGGAGTGCTTTTGCTCCGGACTTCAAAGAGCTGGATGAGAACGTGGAATACGAGGAGCGAGAGTCTGAATTTGACATTGAGGACGAAGACAAGAGTGAACCCGAGCAGACAG GTGCAGATGctgcagaggatgaagaggTGGATGTCACCACTGTTGACCCCATAGTTGCTTTTTGCAgcag CGATGAGGAGCTTGAGGACTATAAGGCCCTCCTGTACCTGCCTATCGCCCCTGAGGTCGAAGATCCAGAGGAAAACCCCTTCGGCCCCCCGCCAGAAGCCTCCGTCCAGGCTGCGGGCCCGGAGGACGCGTTGGCTGGCGGCGAGAAGAAGCAGAGGCAGCCTTCGTCTGAAGGAGGGCCGGCCAAGAAGAAGGCTCGCACCACCACCATTGAACTGCAGGGGGTGCCGAGTGATG aggTGCACCCCCTACTGGGCGTGAAAGGGGATGGCAAGTCCAAGAAGAAGACAGCAGGCCGGCCCAAAGGTTCCAAAGGTAAAGACAAAGACTTCCCCTTCAGGCCGAAGCCCTACAGGGGCGATCGGCCCTCCTTCCCCGTGGAGGCCCTGGGCAGCTCTGGcccaggtggaggaggaggaggaggagggatgaagggcaGAGCAGAGGGGGGCCTGGCCACAG CAGGGAGTCTGGTCGCACAGGCGTACAAACAACACGACATTGGAGGGATGGACTGA
- the rbbp5 gene encoding retinoblastoma-binding protein 5 isoform X4, which produces MNLELLESFGQNYPEEADGTLDCISMALTCTFNRWGTLLAVGCNDGRIVIWDFLTRGIAKIISAHIHPVCSLCWSRDGHKLVSASTDNIVSQWDVLTGDCDQRFRFPSPILKLQCHPRDMDKVLVCPMKSAPVLLTLSDSKHVVLPVDDDSDLNVVAAFDRRGEYIYTGNAKGKILVLNTNTQELVASFRVTTGTSNTTAIKSIEFARKGSCFLINTADRIIRVYDGREILTCGRDGEPEPMQKLQDLVNRTPWKRCCFSGDGEYIVAGSARQHALYIWEKSIGNLVKILHGTRGELLLDVAWHPVRPIIASISSGVVSIWAQNQVENWSAFAPDFKELDENVEYEERESEFDIEDEDKSEPEQTGADAAEDEEVDVTTVDPIVAFCSSDEELEDYKALLYLPIAPEVEDPEENPFGPPPEASVQAAGPEDALAGGEKKQRQPSSEGGPAKKKARTTTIELQGVPSDEVHPLLGVKGDGKSKKKTAGRPKGSKGSLVAQAYKQHDIGGMD; this is translated from the exons ATGAACCTCGAGCTGCTCG AATCGTTCGGGCAGAACTATCCAGAG gaGGCAGATGGCACCCTGGACTGCATCAGCATGGCCCTCACCTGCACCTTCAACCGCTGGGGCACCCTGCTGGCTGTGGGCTGCAACGATGGCCGCATCGTCATCTGGGACTTCCTCACACGGGGCATCGCCAAAATCATCAGCGCACACATTCACCCAGTCTGCTctttatg ttggaGTCGAGACGGACACAAGCTGGTGAGTGCCTCCACAGACAACATTGTCTCGCAGTGGGACGTCCTCACTGGAGACTGCGACCAGAGGTTTCGCTTCCCCTCACCCATCCTGAAACTGCAGTGCCACCCCAGAGACAT ggACAAGGTGCTGGTGTGTCCCATGAAGTCGGCTCCCGTCCTGCTGACTCTGTCAGACTCCAAACACGTCGTCCTGCCTGTGGACGACGACTCTGACCTGAACGTCGTGGCAGCCTTTGACAGGCGGGGCGAGTACATCTACACTGGCAACGCCAAAGGAAAG ATTCTGGTgttgaacacaaacactcaggAGTTGGTGGCTTCTTTCAGAGTGACAACTGGCACCAGCAACACCACCGCCATCAAATCGATTGAATTTGCTCGCAAGGGCAG ttgCTTCCTCATAAACACAGCAGACCGAATCATCAGGGTGTATGACGGCAGGGAGATTCTGACCTGTGGCAGAGACGGTGAACCTGAACCCATGCAGAAACTACAGGACTTGGTCAACAG GACTCCGTGGAAGCGCTGCTGTTTCTCCGGCGATGGCGAGTACATCGTGGCCGGTTCAGCCAGGCAGCACGCCCTCTACATCTGGGAGAAGAGCATTGGCAACCTGGTGAAGATCCTGCATGGGACCAgaggagagctgctgctggatgtgGCT TGGCATCCTGTCCGTCCAATCATCGCCTCCATCTCCAGTGGAGTGGTCTCCATCTGGGCTCAGAACCAAGTG GAAAACTGGAGTGCTTTTGCTCCGGACTTCAAAGAGCTGGATGAGAACGTGGAATACGAGGAGCGAGAGTCTGAATTTGACATTGAGGACGAAGACAAGAGTGAACCCGAGCAGACAG GTGCAGATGctgcagaggatgaagaggTGGATGTCACCACTGTTGACCCCATAGTTGCTTTTTGCAgcag CGATGAGGAGCTTGAGGACTATAAGGCCCTCCTGTACCTGCCTATCGCCCCTGAGGTCGAAGATCCAGAGGAAAACCCCTTCGGCCCCCCGCCAGAAGCCTCCGTCCAGGCTGCGGGCCCGGAGGACGCGTTGGCTGGCGGCGAGAAGAAGCAGAGGCAGCCTTCGTCTGAAGGAGGGCCGGCCAAGAAGAAGGCTCGCACCACCACCATTGAACTGCAGGGGGTGCCGAGTGATG aggTGCACCCCCTACTGGGCGTGAAAGGGGATGGCAAGTCCAAGAAGAAGACAGCAGGCCGGCCCAAAGGTTCCAAAG GGAGTCTGGTCGCACAGGCGTACAAACAACACGACATTGGAGGGATGGACTGA